In Senegalia massiliensis, a genomic segment contains:
- a CDS encoding co-chaperone GroES, whose protein sequence is MNLKPLGDRLVIKKIEAQEKTKSGIVLPNSAQEQPQISEILALGDGITSDDKKKDTIKVGDKVIASKFSGTEVKLDGEEYTIIKLNDVLAIVE, encoded by the coding sequence ATGAATTTAAAGCCATTAGGAGATAGGTTAGTTATTAAAAAGATAGAAGCTCAAGAGAAAACTAAAAGTGGTATAGTATTACCAAACTCAGCGCAGGAACAACCACAAATTTCAGAAATTTTAGCATTAGGCGATGGAATAACATCAGATGATAAAAAGAAAGACACAATAAAGGTAGGCGATAAAGTTATAGCTTCTAAATTTTCAGGTACAGAAGTTAAACTTGATGGTGAAGAATATACAATTATTAAATTGAATGATGTATTAGCAATTGTTGAATAA
- a CDS encoding AI-2E family transporter, translated as MNKKKVVSYLNFLPLIILSILLFKFIDNPYSLLDFINVLSPFLIAFSIAYLLNPLVIYIEKSFKINRLGSIFFSYIIVLGILVFLIAIVTPNIIKSITTLIDNTPTYVKNIQEFIEYNITKFEILSNSIATENLEKILLDSLAKITELANLAVNQVVFQAINVTAFLLKIVLSIVISIYMLKDKENFKRQIKRLLYSILSYTNATKIIELGRDVNRVFSRYLVGKLIDSLIVSIICFLVLFLVVKAPFAMLLSVIVGITNMIPYFGPFIGAVPAIIITLFSSPIKALWVAITILVIQQFDGLYLGPKILGDHVGVKPFWIISAITIGGALFGFMGMLLGVPVVAVLRLLVMRFVDKRLKNNNINI; from the coding sequence ATGAACAAAAAGAAAGTTGTTTCATATTTAAATTTTCTACCACTAATTATATTATCTATACTTTTGTTTAAATTTATAGATAATCCATATTCACTTCTTGATTTTATTAATGTTTTAAGTCCATTTTTAATTGCATTTAGTATAGCCTACCTTTTAAATCCTTTAGTTATATATATTGAAAAATCATTTAAGATTAATAGGTTAGGAAGTATATTCTTTTCTTATATTATAGTACTTGGGATACTAGTGTTTTTAATTGCTATAGTAACTCCAAATATAATTAAGAGTATAACTACACTTATAGATAATACACCAACTTATGTAAAAAATATTCAGGAATTTATTGAATATAATATAACTAAATTTGAAATATTAAGTAATAGTATTGCAACTGAAAATTTAGAAAAAATACTATTAGATTCACTGGCTAAAATAACAGAATTAGCTAATTTAGCAGTTAATCAGGTTGTATTTCAAGCTATAAATGTAACAGCTTTCTTACTTAAAATAGTTTTATCTATAGTTATATCAATATACATGCTTAAAGATAAAGAAAATTTCAAAAGACAAATTAAAAGATTACTTTATTCCATCCTAAGTTATACCAATGCTACTAAGATAATAGAATTAGGTAGAGATGTAAATAGAGTATTTTCTAGATATTTAGTAGGAAAACTTATAGATTCATTAATAGTATCAATAATATGTTTTTTAGTATTATTTTTAGTAGTAAAAGCTCCATTTGCTATGTTACTAAGTGTTATTGTAGGAATCACTAATATGATACCTTATTTTGGTCCATTTATTGGAGCAGTACCTGCTATTATTATCACACTTTTCAGCTCTCCAATAAAAGCATTGTGGGTTGCAATAACTATACTTGTTATCCAACAATTTGATGGTTTATATTTAGGGCCTAAAATTTTAGGAGATCATGTAGGAGTCAAACCTTTTTGGATAATCTCTGCAATTACTATTGGTGGTGCTTTATTTGGATTTATGGGTATGCTTTTAGGGGTACCTGTTGTTGCAGTACTTAGACTTTTAGTAATGAGATTTGTAGATAAGAGGTTAAAAAATAATAATATTAATATTTAA
- a CDS encoding DUF554 domain-containing protein gives MIGTIVNFLAILLGGIIGVSIKEGLKENYKEIIMDSLALIVIVIGLTSALKSESILTMIFSLIIGVIIGESLKIDKKLNKIGEFLERKFGRSDSNFSKGFVTTSLIFCVGAMAIVGSLESGLTGNHNTLYAKSVIDGITSIVFASTLGIGVAFSSFAVFLYQGTITILASFLTDFLIDSVVLEMSAVGGILISAIGINILGLKEIKVSNMLPAIFLPLVFYIVKLIYLSI, from the coding sequence TTGATAGGTACTATAGTTAATTTCCTTGCTATATTGTTAGGAGGAATAATAGGTGTAAGTATTAAAGAAGGATTAAAAGAAAATTATAAAGAAATAATAATGGATTCACTTGCACTTATTGTAATAGTAATAGGCCTTACATCTGCTCTTAAAAGTGAAAGTATTCTTACTATGATATTTAGTCTGATAATAGGAGTAATTATAGGTGAAAGTTTAAAAATAGATAAAAAGTTAAATAAAATAGGAGAATTCTTAGAAAGAAAGTTTGGGAGAAGTGATTCAAATTTTTCCAAAGGGTTTGTAACGACTTCCTTGATATTTTGTGTAGGTGCTATGGCTATAGTTGGTTCACTTGAAAGTGGATTAACAGGAAATCACAATACACTCTATGCAAAATCAGTAATAGATGGTATAACATCTATAGTATTTGCATCTACACTTGGAATAGGAGTAGCATTTTCTAGTTTTGCTGTATTTTTGTATCAAGGTACTATAACAATATTAGCATCATTTTTAACTGATTTTTTAATAGATTCAGTAGTTTTAGAAATGTCAGCTGTAGGTGGAATTCTTATATCAGCTATTGGAATAAATATATTAGGATTAAAAGAGATAAAGGTAAGTAATATGCTTCCAGCAATTTTTTTACCTTTAGTATTTTATATTGTTAAATTAATATATCTTAGCATTTAA
- a CDS encoding DNA-3-methyladenine glycosylase family protein produces MSYELIEQNDKIIIKDIKNFEPKHIFECGQAFRWHVEDDGSYTIVAYGKILNIKKEGNDAVFSNTNKEDFKSIWYYYFDLHRDYDEIKKELSKDPILEKAIKFGEGMRILNQDEWEILISFITSANNMISRIKKSLNLLSEKYGEFIGEYRGNKYYSFPTANSLNKLSVEDIKECGLGFRAKYILSAANIVDRREMDIYAIKNMPTDDARKNLLIFPGVGPKVADCIMLFSMEKSDAFPIDVWVKRVMEYFYLEEDTKLKLIQEYGQEKFGELAGFAQQYLFYYARELGIGKKK; encoded by the coding sequence ATGAGCTATGAATTAATAGAACAAAATGATAAAATCATAATAAAAGATATAAAGAATTTTGAGCCTAAACATATATTTGAGTGTGGCCAAGCATTTAGATGGCATGTAGAAGATGATGGAAGTTATACTATAGTTGCTTATGGAAAGATACTTAATATAAAAAAAGAAGGTAATGATGCAGTATTTTCCAATACTAATAAAGAAGATTTTAAAAGTATTTGGTATTATTATTTTGATTTACATAGGGATTATGATGAAATTAAAAAAGAATTATCAAAAGATCCTATACTGGAAAAAGCTATTAAATTTGGAGAAGGAATGAGAATATTAAATCAAGATGAATGGGAAATACTCATTTCTTTTATTACATCAGCAAATAATATGATTTCTAGAATAAAGAAATCATTAAATTTATTAAGTGAAAAATATGGAGAATTTATAGGAGAATATAGAGGAAATAAATATTATAGTTTTCCTACAGCAAATAGTTTAAATAAATTATCAGTAGAAGATATAAAAGAATGTGGCTTAGGATTTAGGGCTAAATATATATTATCAGCTGCTAATATAGTTGATAGAAGAGAGATGGATATTTATGCTATAAAGAATATGCCTACAGATGATGCAAGAAAAAATCTTTTAATATTTCCAGGAGTGGGACCTAAAGTAGCAGATTGTATAATGTTATTTTCTATGGAGAAATCAGATGCATTTCCAATAGATGTATGGGTTAAAAGGGTTATGGAGTATTTTTATTTAGAGGAAGATACAAAACTTAAACTTATACAAGAGTATGGCCAAGAAAAATTTGGAGAGTTAGCAGGATTTGCACAACAATATCTATTTTATTATGCACGAGAATTAGGTATAGGTAAGAAAAAATAA